The Breoghania sp. genome has a segment encoding these proteins:
- a CDS encoding DUF465 domain-containing protein: MTEDMEDALRSELAQLRQEHRDLDASIEALIETGRADAIQMQRLKKKKLCLKDRITSIEDRLLPDIIA; encoded by the coding sequence ATGACAGAAGACATGGAAGATGCGCTGCGTTCGGAACTTGCGCAATTGCGTCAGGAGCACCGCGATCTCGATGCCTCGATCGAGGCGCTTATCGAGACCGGCAGGGCCGATGCAATTCAGATGCAGCGTCTGAAGAAGAAAAAGCTCTGCCTGAAGGATCGGATCACCTCCATCGAGGACCGGCTCCTTCCCGACATCATCGCCTGA
- a CDS encoding DUF465 domain-containing protein, producing MSLQSHLLELERRHADLEREIEKAMVSPSTDNLEIADLKRRKLHLKDEIVRLRKETIH from the coding sequence ATGTCCTTGCAGTCGCATCTCTTAGAGCTTGAACGGCGCCATGCTGACCTGGAACGCGAAATCGAAAAAGCGATGGTCAGTCCGAGCACGGATAATCTTGAAATCGCTGATCTGAAGCGCCGAAAACTGCATTTAAAGGACGAGATCGTACGCCTTCGCAAGGAGACCATTCACTGA
- a CDS encoding MarC family protein — translation MSPELSLANALHQFATLFAVIDPVGTVPVFIAVTASVAHDRRRSVAFRAVLFAALVLMGFLIAGQPVLNAISVNLTSFQIAGGIVLFLFALTMIFGDSKPEKEISEVSRNVAEWAVYPLAIPSIASPGAMLAVVVLTDNNIHSIPAQAMTAGITLMVLGLSLLLMLAAMPVQRMIGKAGASIVSRVMGLILAAVAVDHVINAIIIRFGL, via the coding sequence ATGTCACCCGAACTATCCTTGGCCAATGCGCTGCATCAGTTCGCGACGTTGTTCGCCGTCATTGATCCGGTGGGTACAGTGCCGGTCTTCATTGCGGTGACCGCCTCCGTCGCCCACGATCGGCGTCGCTCGGTGGCCTTTCGGGCGGTGCTTTTCGCAGCCCTGGTGCTGATGGGGTTTCTGATTGCCGGTCAGCCGGTCCTCAATGCCATCAGCGTCAACCTGACCTCGTTCCAGATCGCTGGCGGCATCGTGCTGTTCCTGTTCGCGCTGACGATGATTTTCGGGGATTCCAAGCCGGAAAAGGAGATTTCCGAGGTCTCCAGGAATGTTGCGGAATGGGCGGTCTACCCGCTGGCGATCCCCTCCATCGCCTCGCCTGGGGCGATGTTGGCTGTCGTTGTGCTCACCGACAACAACATCCATTCCATTCCCGCGCAGGCAATGACCGCGGGGATCACGTTGATGGTTCTGGGCTTGTCCCTCTTGTTGATGCTCGCAGCCATGCCCGTGCAACGCATGATTGGAAAAGCCGGGGCCTCAATCGTCAGCCGGGTGATGGGGCTCATCCTGGCCGCGGTCGCGGTCGATCACGTGATCAACGCCATCATCATCCGCTTCGGGCTTTGA
- a CDS encoding acyl-CoA synthetase: protein MTSPYSVDLDKNPANFQPLSPLSFLSRAAMVFPDHVAIVHGAARITYREFYARSRRLASALHKAGIGKGDTVSVMLPNVPSMLEAHYGVPMVGAVLHSMNTRLDAAIIAFQLDHAEAKLVITDREFSAVMKEALELADVKPIIIDYDDHEFPQAGEKLGSIDYEDFLQSGDPEFEWKLPDNEWDAISLNYTSGTTGNPKGVVYHHRGAALLAQGNVITGSMAKHAVYLWTLPMFHCNGWCFPWTLSVIAGTHVCLRWVRQKPMWDAIADHGVTHLCGAPIVMSTLLSTPAAEKRDLDHQVEFFTAAAPPPESVLAAMKQEGFNVTHLYGLTETYGPAVVNDWKAEWDALPAAEQAVKKARQGVRYAALDDLTIRDPETMEELPWDGETIGEVMFRGNVVMKGYLKNREASDKAFAGGWFHSGDLGVRHPDGYIQLKDRSKDIIISGGENISSIEVEDTIHKHPAVAAVAVVARPDEKWGETPCAFVELKPDQSATAEDLIEWCREHLARYKCPRHVIFAEIPKTSTGKMQKFKLREMAKAI from the coding sequence GTGACAAGCCCCTATTCCGTCGATCTCGACAAGAACCCGGCCAATTTCCAGCCGCTCTCGCCGCTCTCATTCCTGTCACGCGCTGCGATGGTCTTCCCCGACCATGTGGCGATCGTGCATGGTGCAGCGCGCATCACCTATCGCGAGTTCTACGCCCGCTCCCGCCGCCTCGCCTCGGCCCTCCACAAGGCGGGCATTGGCAAGGGCGACACGGTTTCGGTCATGCTGCCCAACGTTCCTTCCATGCTGGAGGCCCATTACGGGGTTCCAATGGTCGGCGCGGTGCTGCACTCCATGAACACCCGGCTCGACGCCGCCATCATCGCCTTCCAGCTCGACCATGCGGAGGCCAAGCTCGTCATCACCGACCGAGAGTTTTCCGCGGTGATGAAGGAGGCGCTGGAACTGGCGGACGTGAAGCCCATCATCATCGACTATGATGACCACGAGTTCCCGCAAGCCGGGGAGAAGCTCGGCTCCATCGACTATGAGGATTTCCTCCAGAGCGGCGATCCGGAGTTCGAATGGAAGCTCCCCGACAACGAGTGGGACGCGATCAGCCTCAATTACACCTCCGGCACCACCGGAAACCCCAAGGGCGTGGTCTACCACCACCGCGGCGCCGCGCTTCTGGCCCAAGGCAACGTGATCACCGGCTCCATGGCCAAGCACGCGGTCTATCTGTGGACGCTGCCCATGTTCCACTGCAATGGCTGGTGTTTCCCGTGGACCCTGTCGGTGATCGCGGGCACCCATGTGTGCCTGCGCTGGGTGCGCCAGAAGCCGATGTGGGACGCGATTGCCGATCACGGCGTGACGCATCTATGCGGCGCGCCCATCGTCATGTCGACGCTGCTTTCAACGCCCGCCGCCGAAAAGCGCGATCTGGACCACCAGGTGGAATTCTTCACCGCCGCCGCCCCGCCACCGGAATCGGTTCTCGCCGCCATGAAGCAAGAAGGGTTCAATGTCACCCACCTCTATGGCCTGACGGAGACCTACGGGCCGGCGGTCGTCAATGACTGGAAAGCGGAATGGGACGCGCTTCCCGCTGCCGAACAAGCGGTGAAAAAGGCCCGGCAAGGTGTGCGCTACGCGGCTCTTGACGATCTGACCATCCGCGATCCGGAGACGATGGAAGAACTGCCCTGGGACGGCGAGACCATCGGCGAAGTGATGTTCCGCGGCAATGTCGTCATGAAGGGATACCTGAAAAACCGCGAAGCCTCCGACAAGGCCTTTGCGGGCGGCTGGTTCCATTCCGGCGATCTCGGCGTGCGCCATCCGGATGGCTATATCCAGCTCAAGGACCGCTCAAAGGACATCATCATTTCCGGCGGCGAAAACATTTCCTCCATCGAGGTGGAGGATACGATCCACAAGCACCCGGCGGTCGCAGCCGTGGCCGTGGTGGCGCGTCCGGACGAAAAATGGGGCGAAACCCCGTGCGCCTTCGTGGAGCTGAAGCCCGACCAGAGCGCCACGGCGGAGGACCTGATCGAATGGTGCCGCGAGCACCTCGCCCGCTACAAGTGCCCGCGCCATGTCATCTTCGCGGAGATCCCCAAGACCTCCACCGGCAAGATGCAGAAATTCAAGCTGCGCGAGATGGCCAAGGCGATCTGA